Proteins from a genomic interval of Nitrospinota bacterium:
- a CDS encoding ABC transporter ATP-binding protein, with protein sequence MTFPFIEIDSFSVEINGKSILRDISFSVEQGEYVSLIGPNGAGKTTLLKSIGRITDFGRGSISILGKKRDSRKQKEYAKIVSYVPQSDGRYLPFTVYEFVLMGRYPYLSSFSAVEKEDKEKVYEVLKQTGTEKFAARGINTLSGGERQKVFIAAALCQEAEIILLDEPTTFLDPKHHDEVHHTLSEVNRSGKTLIIVTHDLNMAISPPVTKVVALKEGKLTYIGEPGGLLSGSVLSSIYEKDFTIGRHPVTGMEVILP encoded by the coding sequence ATGACCTTCCCCTTCATAGAAATTGACAGTTTTTCCGTTGAGATAAACGGCAAATCCATCCTTCGCGATATCAGTTTTTCCGTGGAGCAGGGGGAGTATGTATCCCTTATCGGGCCAAACGGAGCGGGGAAAACGACCCTCCTGAAATCCATCGGAAGGATCACCGATTTCGGCAGAGGCTCCATTTCGATTCTTGGCAAAAAACGAGATTCAAGGAAGCAGAAGGAGTACGCGAAGATCGTCAGCTACGTTCCGCAGTCGGATGGCCGCTACCTGCCGTTTACGGTCTATGAGTTCGTTTTGATGGGGCGGTATCCGTATCTCTCTTCGTTTTCGGCTGTTGAAAAAGAGGATAAGGAGAAGGTCTACGAGGTGCTGAAACAGACCGGTACGGAAAAGTTTGCCGCAAGGGGGATAAACACACTCTCAGGCGGCGAACGGCAAAAGGTTTTCATTGCCGCGGCCTTGTGCCAGGAAGCGGAGATCATACTGCTGGATGAACCGACAACTTTTCTGGACCCGAAGCATCACGATGAAGTGCATCATACGCTCTCGGAGGTGAACAGAAGCGGCAAGACTCTGATCATAGTCACCCACGATCTTAATATGGCGATATCCCCCCCCGTTACAAAGGTGGTTGCTTTAAAGGAGGGGAAGCTCACCTACATCGGTGAACCGGGCGGTCTCCTTTCCGGTTCGGTGCTGAGCAGTATCTATGAGAAGGATTTTACTATCGGAAGGCACCCCGTTACCGGCATGGAGGTGATACTTCCATGA
- a CDS encoding response regulator, giving the protein MKVLVIEDEPIICDLIRTLLEIEGFEVDISTNGEDGLQKAKTSDYSLIISDIVLPGINGLQILKTLKGGFSEVPVIVISGHKDFDYAVEALNLGAVAFIVKPFNNTEFLEQVKNIQILTTSRKIQDFALKYRIAERHELLLDTKTFTQGDNLLSTANFLSKQFDMESVLGKVESIKYSLAIHEALRNAIEHGNLELSSDLKNNGDGDGFEKYEKLFRERVNDSKYGSREVFLEICRCAKQIDITIRDEGNGFNHKEKMAIVKSGKTNADDFFGRGLFIIASYMDKLEFNEKGNEIIMSKILK; this is encoded by the coding sequence TTCTGGAAATCGAGGGTTTTGAAGTTGATATATCCACGAATGGAGAAGATGGGCTCCAGAAAGCGAAGACCAGCGACTATTCGCTGATCATCAGCGACATAGTGTTGCCCGGCATTAACGGCCTGCAAATTCTCAAGACCCTTAAAGGGGGATTTTCTGAGGTCCCTGTGATTGTCATTTCCGGGCATAAGGATTTTGATTACGCGGTGGAGGCTCTGAATCTTGGGGCGGTCGCGTTCATTGTAAAACCGTTCAATAATACCGAGTTTCTAGAGCAGGTGAAGAATATCCAGATATTGACGACGAGCAGGAAAATCCAGGATTTCGCCCTGAAGTACAGAATAGCTGAAAGGCATGAACTCCTTCTCGACACGAAAACTTTCACGCAGGGGGATAATCTTCTGTCCACCGCGAACTTTCTTTCAAAACAGTTCGATATGGAAAGTGTTCTGGGGAAGGTAGAAAGCATAAAATACAGTCTGGCTATCCATGAAGCGCTGCGCAACGCAATTGAGCATGGCAATCTGGAACTCTCTTCGGATTTAAAGAATAACGGCGACGGTGACGGTTTTGAGAAGTACGAAAAACTGTTCAGGGAGAGGGTTAATGATTCGAAATACGGAAGCAGAGAGGTCTTTCTGGAAATCTGTCGATGCGCAAAACAGATTGACATAACCATTCGGGACGAAGGTAACGGATTCAATCATAAGGAAAAAATGGCCATCGTAAAATCGGGCAAAACAAACGCGGATGATTTTTTTGGGCGTGGTCTTTTCATCATTGCAAGCTATATGGACAAGTTGGAGTTCAACGAAAAGGGGAACGAGATCATAATGTCAAAAATTCTTAAATAG